A region from the Eptesicus fuscus isolate TK198812 chromosome 1, DD_ASM_mEF_20220401, whole genome shotgun sequence genome encodes:
- the LOC103297845 gene encoding sperm acrosome membrane-associated protein 4-like, producing the protein MALRWLLLLVLALPPITTGIKVCEFCDMIESSTCTGISMPCADDEQCFTSYGIIPGLGPIINKGCRLSSSCGHLQESVLYKHATYKLSSSCCKGELCNRVYIFSGSLKLGATTCLVLGMLLLLY; encoded by the coding sequence ATGGCTCTCAGATGGCTACTGCTTCTTGTGTTGGCTCTGCCCCCGATCACAACAGGTATCAAGGTGTGTGAGTTCTGTGATATGATCGAGTCCTCCACCTGCACCGGCATCAGCATGCCCTGTGCTGACGATGAGCAGTGCTTCACGAGCTATGGGATAATCCCCGGCCTTGGTCCCATCATCAACAAAGGCTGCAGGTTATCATCTTCATGTGGCCACCTTCAAGAGTCTGTCCTCTACAAGCATGCCACCTACAAGCTCAGCTCCAGCTGCTGCAAAGGTGAACTGTGTAACCGGGTCTACATCTTCTCCGGCAGCCTGAAGTTGGGGGCCACCACCTGCCTGGTGCTGGgcatgctgctgctgctttatTGA